Proteins from one Escherichia coli genomic window:
- a CDS encoding SEL1-like repeat protein, whose product MKSLNGAGREKASRACYFICSQYLSGHGVTQNNDLAVAWFYLAAKLGLPEAIEYISGIEKQFSAEMLKPARIEANRINAKHYLVQIPFPELLAESEAEVVVKGAK is encoded by the coding sequence ATGAAGTCGCTGAACGGGGCAGGTCGAGAGAAAGCAAGTAGGGCTTGCTACTTTATCTGTTCACAATATCTCAGTGGTCATGGCGTTACGCAAAACAACGACCTTGCCGTTGCCTGGTTTTATCTTGCAGCAAAATTAGGTTTGCCAGAGGCAATAGAGTATATATCGGGAATAGAAAAGCAATTCTCAGCGGAAATGCTCAAGCCCGCAAGAATCGAAGCGAACAGAATTAATGCCAAACATTATCTTGTACAGATACCTTTCCCGGAGTTATTGGCAGAGTCTGAGGCGGAAGTTGTAGTGAAGGGGGCAAAATGA